The sequence AGTCTTAGGGTTAACCTCCTCCCTACACTCACATAACGCATTCAAAATCCCGGGGCTAGTTCCTACTTTTGTTGCTCTTACTCGTACTCTTCCCCAACTTTTCACTGTTTCTGCTGCACTCTCAATTTGGGCTACATCAGTATCTGCTGGAATCCCTACCAGCAAAATGGCATGAGCTTCATCCACCACAGCTTCTCTACACCATGAAATAAGTTCTGCTTGTAGATCAGTAGTCCCACTCAGATCCATTGCCACAGTCAGTGTGATATCCGATTAAATCAAATCAACTGATTAATGAACTGGGTATATACAAAGGGAAAATTTTCCCCGTACGGGCCACCACTTTATGTAGCACCCTCTTCCTCTTCAGGGTGGCTTACCTGAGCACTTAGGATGGGCACTTGGGTTCGATATGGGATAGTCTCTCGACTAAATAAACCGAGGTCCCTCTCCTCTATCACTGATTAGAAAGTAAAGATGTTAACTTTTAAAATTGCTCTTATAGGTCAAAATAAATCAACCAAATGAAACCATTGACTCCCTTTACTCTGGTTATATAGATACTTTCCTTTAACCCATAATGACTTCACTGCAGTCACTCAAGTTAACACTATGAtagtgtttatttaacaaaataaatctaaaagaaaaagggaaaatcaaatcaaaatgtacaGAAGTCACAGCAATCAAACAGGCTTTAGTCAGATTGCCCTTTTTACACTACACCTTTTAACTGTGTTACTCTAAATGCACAAATAAGGCAATTAAACTTGATCCCAAGTTCAATGGAAAAACATTATCAACCTGTTCCTTAGATATTGCAATTGCAATGCCACATAACCATATTAACTCACGTGGGCCcacctcacacacatacatacactcactctCACCCCCGTTGCAGGCCTGTACCGTTGCTGGTGATCGTTGTGGCCacgaaaataaacagaaaattggCCGCTTCACTCCGAAGAGCCAAACAAAACGTGAACTGAGGTACCTTTTAATCCAATGAGTTCTCCCGATTTAGGATCCTCGAATCATGGGTGCTGATCGTCCCTGACAAGGCGTCTGGACCTCCCCAGCGATCCCTCGTTGCCAGGGGAACCCTGAGCCCCTCGGTGGCTCAGAGCGCTACCTGGGCGTCAAGTCCTGCCCCTCCTCTGAATCGCCGTCGCTCACGTTGATAAACAAAGTCTACAGGACTCACAGTTTACAACTAAACTACTAAATGACAGTAACAAAGTCTGTTTTAAGTTTCAAATAACTCACACGGGACTCGCTTGAATGTAAATGAAGGATGACTGATGACGCATTAATCTCTCTGCGCCAAACACAGACTATTGtgaaaacaaataacattaaccAGCGATCGGCTGGCTAAAGTAGTTACTAGTTCCCTCTTAAAAggttaaacaaatgaaataaatcaatccTGTCTGGATTAATCTTGTTTTCGCCACTCACACCCACAGCAGTCCCTTGCACACAccgttctctgtttttttttccaccgaTCTCCCTGTCCCTCCCTCAACTTCTCAAGAGCCAATAATACACCACCTTCACCTTGTATTAGGTGGGTTTATCGAGTTATAGCCCAATGAATACAAGGTAAACCCAAACATGATTGAAAAAAACACGTTTTCACCATGTAGATTACAACCGAACCCTGATACAAACTAATGTTCTTAAAGGAACagataacaatataattttatactaaagaaaaataaaatccgtacccaaacattaaataaagtggTTTTTAATCACTGGggtttcaaatatatttaaaaatgtaatttattcctgtgatgcaaagctgaatttcttcagtcttcagtcacatgatccttcagaaatctggtGATTCAGtgtaaagtaaaattattatcaaacattattattaccattattatcaGTGTCAAAATTTTCTGCTGCGCAGACTGTGATTTACGTACAGTCAATACATTTGGGGTAAGATAtatacttttagtttataattttatcCTTAAAGCATCTGAATGCTTTAAACTGATAAACAGTAACACAGTGACagtatacagtaatatatatatatatatatatatatatatatatatatatatatatatatatatatatatatatatattaatttttactgtcactttgtcACTGTTGATCAGTTTAAAGCCTGCTGGAAAAATGTATCGTGGTTTTAAGCTACCAAAACTCTTTTCACTATTGAAAATAGGAAccactattaataataattgataataatttagcaccaaataaaatatatacaggtagaaaacatttgtttaaaattgtaataatatttgacaatgttattgtttttaccgtatttcttcattaaataaatgcagccttgtacataagatataataaaaattactccagtcttttgaccatttaaagtattaaaaaccaTTCAGCTTCATTAGCAGTTGTAAAGGTTACGCAGCGCACACAGCTGCCTGCATTTCTTCTTGTAATTTATATAACCTCCGTCACTTAATGTAACAGACAATATGACTCACTGTCCCTTGTGAGGCTGTGGTGAAAGCTGTGCACCTTCTCTTCATCTCCCATGGGCTCTCTTGTTGCTAATTGTTGGAGTGCCACAACAATTAGGTCATTGCTGAGTTTGTGTTTACAAAACCTAGAACCTGACACCACTTGATTCACTGCTAGGCTAAGACATCAGACAGCAGGTCAGCGCTAGCTTATTTTTCTGAGGAACGGGCAGAGCATCACCATCTTCATCATAGAGCAATCTTGTGTTTAAAGTGCAGAAAGTGATGCCATCCCTCTGACGTCACCTGCTGTGAGTGATGTAGCTCTGGCTGGATCAAGTTGCTCACCCTTATCAAATGATACACTGGTCTTGCTGTTTGGACAGTGTTTACTTGGTCACACTGAATGTTGTTGTTGGATGCTGTCTGTTTGGTTAGTTTATGTGCATAAATTGAGTGATTTTTTGAGGGATATTTACTTTTATAGTTTATATCTACTGAATGAAAATCTTTGAAATCATCACAAATCATTTGAGAATTAAGACCTAAGAGTTTTAGCTTTTTTCAAgacaaagggatagttcagccaaaaatgaaaattctgtcaattactcaccttcatatcgttccaaacccataagacctttattcatcttcagaacacaaactaagatattttttgatgaaatccgagaggtttctgaccctgcatagacagcagcgCAACTACCACATTcgaggcccagaaaggtagtaaggacatcattaaaatagtccatgtgacatcagtggttcaaccttaattttatgaaactatgagaatactttgtgttcaaagaaaataaaaataatgtttttattaaacaatttcttctcttctatgTCAGTCGAAGTGAATTCAGTATCACGACGCATGATTGTGGTGCTGCTGACGTATGTGCTGAGCTTTGTTTGCAAGCAAGTTTGCAAGAGGAATGCACACaaggttgaacccctgatgtcacatggactattttaatgatgtccttattACCTTTCAGGGTCTTGAATGtggttgcattgctgtctacgcAGGGTCTACACCTACATTTCAGAGAAAGCTctgaaatttcataaaaaatatcttaatatgacACTTTAaccagactgaataagctctttttcactacaatcattatatctgcactgtgtACTTCACTGGTTtccactctatctgccatgtgccttgagctgctttacttatctttctttttacatgacctatttgtatatttgtactttatattttattatctgtatttaatgttctactgttagtgttatctgtatgtaCCAAGGGtttgagagtaacgcaatttcaattctctgtatgtacgtactgtacatgtggaagaattgccAATAAAGCAGATTTGACCTGACTTGACTTAATTTAGATCACGTGACCCACCGATAGCAATGGAGGTGTAGTTCGATTGCTCCCTGACTTGATATCcttaatctgtttttttctcagtaaaactGTCAAcatttggttagttttttttactgtttttctaaCGGAGCTATGAATGAAGATGGCAAAACGTCAATTGACACTGGCTTCGACGgagaaaaagtgattttaaagacCCTAACATGTTCCTGAGGGGGAACTTCGCGCCATTGTTGCCACCGAGTTAAAGATGCACTTTAGCTTCGTCAGGGAACTGTATAAAGAAGAATTCGCCCTGATTGCTGATAGACTTGAAGTTCTGGAAGAGGATGCTCGTCtgataaaaaatagttttgtgataataaatagattttttcatCATGCAAAAATATGTTAATGTGGAGGATTTAGGTAGCTGTGGAGTTTATTCTGGAAGTGGAAGAATCTAAGATAAAAGCCGCCAGTCCAATATCCGTCTAGTGTGGCTGAAAGAGGGGGTAGAAGGAGATGACCCTCTGGGATTTATACAGAATCATCTTCCTAAATGGATTCACTCTCGCAATGTAATGGAGATAGAAACAGCCCACCGTATTTATAGCGGTGAACGTTTGAAATGAAGATGCTGCATTATCAAGACTGGAATGCAATCCTGAATGGAGCCCGAACCGTTGGACAAATTCTTCATATGCGAGCGCCGCTGCTTTTCTTCCCAGACTATAGCACCCATATAGGAGGTCGAAATGTTCGCTCTTAATCTGGATCCTGCCACAAAGTCTTCTCTGAAGAAAGCTGATTGTCTCTTCATCCAAAAAATTACAGGGTCTTTTTTGTCCCGTCACCCTtgctttttaatttatcattagaGCCTTTGGCCTAAGCGATCAGACAATGTCCAGCAGTAGTTCCCAGTTGTATGAATACGTCGCATAAAATTTAAATCTACGCTGATGACATTTTGTTGTATATATCAGAGATCACAGATTCGGTTAAGGAATGCTTAAAATTATTTGATACATTTGGTTAACTGTCTGGTTGTAAGATTAATTGGGACAAATCCATACTTATGGCCCTTAATTTAGATGCTAAATCAGAGATTCTGACCTTACCCACTATGATTCCTGTCAGTGACCAGTTTAATTATCTTGGAATCAGAGTTTTTCCTTCATTATCTCGCATTTCCAAGTGGAACTATCAGTCTTCTTTGGATAAGATTATGAACGATCTTCTGTGTTGGTCTCCACCCTGTTTGGCTCTTCACGGAAGGATAGCCACTGTTAAGATGAATATACTTCTGAGGCTAAGCTTGTTATTTTCAGTGTTACCTCTGACACCACCTACTGGCTATTTTAAAGAGATCAAAACAGCAGTATCAAAATTCTTGTGGAATAAAAAGGGGCCTAGAATTTGCCTTAAATCTATGCACCACAGGCTAAAACCTCATGGTGGCTTATCCCTACCAGATTTTTGGTCCTATTATTTAGTATACCAGATGAGACCACTTAGGACGTGGCTAGATGTTGACTCCCTTGTCCCATGGCGGGCTTTAGACACTAATATTATATACCCATTGCGTCTACAGGATTTACCCTTTACTGGAATATCTAAAGAAAGTTATGGAAAAGTTTGGTCCAATTATATGCCATTCTATCAAAACCTGGAAAGTAGCAGAAAAGATTATGGGAGCTTCAGATTCTTACAGGGACTCTACCCCCATTTGGCATAATAATAATCTTTGTACTGGTAACAAACTGTTTGTTTCCGAATGCTGGGCTGAATGTGGTATTTACACTTTAAAAGACCTGTACAATGATTATGGGCTCAAGTCCTTTCAAATCCTAAAGGATGAGTTCTCTTTCCCAGGATTCTCCTTTTTCCTGTACTTAAGATTAAGATCTGCACTGAGTACCCTGGTCGATTAAAATATCTCCTCATCCTATGGTAAATTGGATAGATAATAGTATGGCTTCTGGAGGTGTTATGAGTATAATTTCTAAATCACTTGCGGTACGACAGTATTCAAACATTCGGACTGAGGGTTTCTGGGAAAGCGAAAACAACGTGATTGATTGACTCTAAAATCCCAGCTCACCAAATGATTCGTTATAAGGTAATCTATAAGGCCTATGCTACTCCCTGTTTATTAGCctatataaaatgaaaagaaactctGACCCCTTGTGTCACCTGTAACAGCTCAAGTCAAGGTCCATATATACATATGTTCTGGGACTGTTCCCGAATTGCGTTGCTCTGGTCCTTGGATCAGGACTTATTGTCGGATCTTCTGAAGACTCAGATCCAAAAGGACCCACTGCTTTTTCTTTTGCTGGATGATTCGTTGCTgtcattgctgtcaatcaaaaaaGGATTCTGTTTGCTGCACTGACTGCTGCcaaaaatgttcctttaaaattGTGGTTGGATCCATCTACCCCAGTTAGATTGACGTGGATGTCATACTTGCTGGACATTGCTCTTTTGGAGTGTAGCACAGCCAAAATACATGATGCCACCAgaaaaaacaatacagttttggttGGGCCTTATTGATACTTTATCATGCCTATTGAAATCCTTAGATGCACTTGTTATCCCAGTAATATTGTTTTGTAACACTGTATTGTAACCCCCCTGAGCCTTTTAGCCTCTTTGTAAGGTTTCAAACTATTTTCTTCATTCTCAGTTATAAGGAAAACCCATTCAAATTAAACCAAAGCCCTCTTCAAtctgttcaaaatatatttaacgcTATTTAATAACAACTTTGGTTGTTCTCAGCAGGCTTTGCTGCAGCTTCTATTAGCAGCTAGCACGTGGCACATACATCATGAGGGCAGGAACCCgaggagatgagagagagtgACAGAAGTGCGCTTGTTTTGCTCCTGTAATGTTTCTCTGCCCGGAAACAGTGTTGCCTCGACAGCTGCGAGTGAAGAAGCGATTGGTCGCGAGGCGGCACTTCAAGCATCGCGCGCTGTTCTGGGGACTTTCTTTTAGGAGCGCGTGCGTCAACCAGCGTGGAATTCAAGTCGGTTCGCTTAACTACATGTTTGCCTCGCAACGCATTCGTCTAATAAAATGAACACGcattaaacatttacatgtttCAGACAATAGCTTCAACTGCTCTGCTGTGTTCTTTTCATTCAGAACACGAGTCTTGTTATAAACCGACTATTACAGACATATGCAATGATAAAAATTTGTTTAGGAACAcaactaatttatatatattttatatactttatacattactaatatatatatatataatatatatatatatatatatatttttttttgtatattgaattatatatatatatattatatatatatatatatatatatatatatatatatatttgtttaaggCTTAAACTAAGACATCTTTTATACCACTTTAACATATTAAACATACATGCTAAACCAATATCAGCCTCCTGATTTTATATGCAACAGCCTAATTAGCATTTCTCTGCCGCTGCCCCTTCCTAATCACAGGGTATTGTCTCAAATTCAATACAAAACCAAGAAGCCCCTCCCCTTTTTAAACTATTATAAACTTCTAATAAAGTATAGAAATAATTGTGGTTTATgacatattcatattaatcagaATCAGGTTAAGGAACCAACTGGCCAGTGGACactaaatgtcaaacaaaacaaacacaattgtCCTTTGCAGTCTATTCTACTTCTTCATCCGGGCAGCAATAATATTCCACGAAACAAATCTGACCGTCATCATTCCTCACGAGATACTGTAGAGAGAGGAAGCCTGGACTGTCAGTTCTCACTGAGACTTTACAGGACAGAGCCAAGGCCTTTGTAGAGGGTTTCAACAGGGACGGATCTGATACCTTTGAGAATAAACAAGAGAAAATAAATCTCAGTGACTCTTTATTGTTCTTTTACCACTTACAAGCGAATGCCACAGAAGTACAACTATACACAGTTCATAAGGCTGCTGTTATAAGTCTGAATTTACATATACAGAGCTATGAATGATGGGTAATGCAGTCTAAAACGCAAGTTCCTCGTACCTGTTGGTCTGGATTTTAGTACACTGGAAGAGCTCCATCATGTCTGAGTCTTTGGGATAATCATAATGTGCATTTCCAGAATACCCTAATGTGGATAATCTAGGGTGCAAAGgaactaaatgaaatgttttgccaTTAAATTTGACTTGACAATACCACAATTTCATTTTCACTGTCAGCAATAGGCCAAATTAATAATCACATAAATGGAGTtgaaaatatatatctattagtTATAAACTCCTTGATTCAATtacatatactactgttcaaaatttagcGTCAgtacaatttttctttttatagtaaTACCTataattcagcaaggacgcatcaaacaaatcaaaagtgacagtaaagtgacactaatgctacaaaagatttttgtttcaaataaatgctgttcttattttagtttttattcatcaaagaatcagtattgagcagcacaactgttttcaacactgataataataagaaatgtttcttgcaaaTCAGCacatgagaatgatttctgaaggatcatgtgacactgaagactggagtaatgagttTATGACTGCTGGCAATTCAGCGCTGTATCAgagtaatacattatatttaaaatatacattaaaatagaaaaccatatttgaaattgtaataatatttcacaatatcagtcCAGAAGAACGGTCAAGTTAACCTGAAATTCAACTGTATCTTCTTTGATTATGTATTCTTGAAAGATCTCAGCCTGAGGAATCAGACACACAAATTAATTAACCCAACTTCTGTCAACCGAACCTGTAAGACATCGTCCTCCAACACTACCCTGAATGAATGCATTGGCTTGAAGGCATTTGGAGTCCTCAACAGTGACTTTTAACCCATTCTGCGTTGCATTGAAGATGGTCCCTGAAAGAGATGGCTTTCAGGATGTTGGACAGATTCCTTGCGTTATCCAAACTGGCTATCAGAATGTACTGGTCAATGTCTGCTTAGGACTGAGTGGACAGAGGCATGGTTCTGCGTTTTCAGCAtctgaaataacatttacatctataaatcCAACAGTTTCATATTTGATGCATAAATTTCAATAGCCTCTAAATGGTCAACATGATCAAAattctgcaggaaaaaaaaattgctgtacAGATGCTATCTTTTGTCTGATTTATCTTTCATAccttctaaatatttaaaaggtcttttagtataataccaaaaaaattataaaaaatataataataataataataataataataaataaagcatcaaataacaataaaataaaagttaataaataaaagtaaatgtaagaaaacttttatattgtaatatttcaagatgaatatttattcctttttttggGAAAAGTAACATTAATACATCAGGCTtctgaggaacatttatttgttaagCTCTATAGCTGTTTacaaatgattatttataacaacaGTAAGTTGAAGAGGTTACTTACCCACAGAGATGGTCAAACTCTCAATCAGGTgggtaaaaacaaacattacacaTAAACAGCATATTTGTACCCCTTTCACTTAACAAATATAGATacgaaatataaaaatgtatatattttttagagtTTGGCGCCCTTAAGTGGTCCTGCTTACTTCTTCTTCTGGTGTTTTTAACAGACTGAAGTATCTCACCCGGTCCCTCGCACGCACCGCTGTGGTCAGATGCGGATCTGCAGAGGGAGTTCCTATACGGACCTTCACAATATTAGGAGGGGGGTGTGTGGTatgaaaaatttgtttttacatcAATCTCTCATAATTGAAATTATAAATaggtaattacatttttaacacatataATCatactttctttcattttcaaaaacgtaagattttaaaaatcaatatttgtaaTGCGCTTGGACACCCCTCTCTCTCAACATGAGGTGGACCGGCCGTCACCTGGCAGCCGAGCCCGAGACAGTCAGAGGCGGTCAGTCAGTCCAGCAGAAGTGCCACATAATCAAACAAAAGTCCGGTAGGTTTGAAGCAGTCAGTActctgttttactttatttaaacgtCTCATTCGGTGTAATAATTTCAGGGGATAATTATGAggaatgtaattttgttttcaacAATGTTTACCAAGCTTGTGAAGTTCCCTGttggtctgtttttgtttatctCAATAGCAACCAGACCTTGCCAGCAACAAAGCGATGTTTGTGAGCTGTAGCATTTTCCCCCTTATCTAGTTAACGTTATTTAAACAAAGTTTACGTGGTTTATGTAATATAACGGAGCGGTGGTTACATGTAGTTGTAATTAACCAGCTAACTAGCTAATCGGTAAGCTAGCTTATTGTGATCTGGTGACATATGGGCACTGTGTGCCGGAAAAttcaattttgtatttgttttttttcgcCACTACAGGGGCTGACAGTTTGAACGAGATTAAATGATGCACatgttctttcttttaaaatacgcgtttatgtatttctgtgttttttttaaagctattatcGAGTTTGAAAGGCAGGTTTAGGTCCTCTGGTCATGGCTAAAGACCCGTTGGCAGAGGCTGGTCTTCATTTTGATGAACTCAATAAACTGCGAGTGCTCGAGCCTGATGTGAGTCATAAAACCATTGAGCTCAAAGAGGAATGCGAAGAATTTGTTGACAGtgagtttttcattttgttcGTTATCTTATTGTGAAGTTTACCCCTCATGCAGATTGAAACGCATTCTTTGCTTCATTTACAGTACAgatcaataatgttttttttatgtttttttttcttcttcccaaAAACAGAGATTGGTCAGTTTCAGAAAATTGTAGGTGGCCTTATTGAACTTGTGGATGAGCTAGCGAAGGAAGccgaaaatgaaaaaatgaaggtATGGTCTTGCATTTTAAGCGAATAGTGGTGcttatgtgtgttgtgttcattCATATTACTTCAATTATTATTCTACAGGCCATAGGTGCAAGAAATTTGCTGAAATCAGTTGAAAAGCAACGGGAGGCTCAGCAGCAACAGCTTCAGGCTCTGATTGCAGAGAAGAAAATGCAGTTGGAAAGGTAACAAGTCTTATAAATCCTGTAATCAGACTGCAAATATTGCActcttaaaggaaaagttcatccaaaaatccacatccacttcatcagaacaaattttggagaaatttagcattacatcacttgctcaccaatggatgctctgcagtgaatgggtgccgtcagaatgagagtccaaacagctgataaaaacatcacaataatccacacgtaaTCCTTCGACATTTATGTTTAgagactgttttcacttgtaaacagtgcttttatcagctgtttggactattattatgacggcacccattcactgcagagcatccagtggtgagcaagtgatgtaatgttacatttctccaaatctgttttgattaaaacaaacttaactacatctcagatggcctgagtgtgagtaaatttacagcaaattagattttttttgaagtAGTTCTTTAATTCTTTGACTATAattcttgtttgttttgcagGTATCGAATAGAATACGAAGCTCTTCAAAAAGTCGAAGCAGAGCAGAATGAATTCATCGATCAGTTTATACTGCAGAAATAAGAGTATTGTTTCCTCTTTCTGTTGGACAGGAGAAGTGATGCTATGCATCTTGATTTAGTGACTTCCTAATAACTGCAGGGTCCCTAACTAGGTTAACTGAATTGACCAGTTAATAGGTGACAACAGACGTCTGTTTCAGCCTCAACCTCTGACTCTATTGTGTTAACATTGAGTGCTTTTGCATGGCCAGTTCGAAGAGGCACATATTCGTAATCTTTCCAACCACAGATCATAATCTCAGATGAATACTATTTATATACAACAAAagttatttatactatttatatggAAATTAGTTTGTAAATCTGATCTTTTTACAGAAGGAAAATACAGTATTTGCATGTTACTGTAAATAATTCCATCATGAGACATCATcaggtaaaatgtttt is a genomic window of Cyprinus carpio isolate SPL01 chromosome B15, ASM1834038v1, whole genome shotgun sequence containing:
- the LOC109099458 gene encoding intraflagellar transport protein 20 homolog, with the protein product MAKDPLAEAGLHFDELNKLRVLEPDVSHKTIELKEECEEFVDKIGQFQKIVGGLIELVDELAKEAENEKMKAIGARNLLKSVEKQREAQQQQLQALIAEKKMQLERYRIEYEALQKVEAEQNEFIDQFILQK